The following coding sequences lie in one Metopolophium dirhodum isolate CAU chromosome 5, ASM1992520v1, whole genome shotgun sequence genomic window:
- the LOC132945295 gene encoding uncharacterized protein LOC132945295: MTFRYVRLMVSVMALATHLLAAPSSRPQPQTVKSTEDQTVRNTLLELVGALMIGGASVGGRKTEVHHHNDGQSHKPQHHQAISTLIHLLLTIGSAFAPLVGAIVGPLLTNVANGITWAISHTIASGFSPPHGLFSPELGHGTDHIKEHLTSYAVEGQPETGSDAIHQVQQPAAVLEQSEPATVDDTRNEVKKIV; this comes from the exons atgacc TTCAGGTACGTGAGGCTGATGGTGTCTGTGATGGCACTGGCCACACACTTGCTGGCCGCGCCGTCCTCCAGACCGCAGCCGCAGACGGTCAAGTCGACCGAGGACCAGACGGTCCGGAACACGCTACTCGAACTGGTCGGGGCCCTAATGATCGGTGGTGCCTCGGTGGGCGGCCGGAAAACGGAAGTGCACCACCACAACGACGGCCAAAGTCACAAGCCGCAACACCACCAAGCTATTTCCACGCTAATCCATCTGCTGTTGACCATCGGCAGCGCGTTCGCCCCGCTGGTGGGCGCCATCGTCGGGCCGCTGTTGACCAACGTCGCTAACGGGATAACGTGGGCCATATCGCATACCATTGCTTCCG GATTTTCACCTCCACACGGATTGTTTTCACCGGAACTCGGCCATGGAACCGATCACATCAAAGAACACCTGACGTCTTACGCTGTCGAAGGTCAACCCGAAACGGGGTCCGACGCGATTCATCAAGTACAGCAACCCGCGGCCGTCTTGGAACAGTCCGAACCCGCGACGGTCGATGACACCAGAAACGAAGTGAAGAAAATAGTATGA
- the LOC132944833 gene encoding uncharacterized protein LOC132944833, whose protein sequence is MIFLQKSVVCALLAALAFASCTHARPEVSDATASESAAVSTLSSVNVRQIQATLREALPLYRMAAKSAHKEHGHGGKLSVVHLILIIGKVLAPLVGAIIEPLLVNVAKGITWAITYSLATGFDKPPSYEHFVPALEHHGGGGGGGDDDDDDDDDGGVEYESHKPVSYSLKELPGLALQLTSTVLADSGAGQPAQQAEAMAKAEGKLVGLLLQGNKPAPVATSS, encoded by the exons atgattttt CTGCAGAAATCCGTCGTGTGCGCTTTGCTGGCGGCGTTGGCGTTCGCAAGCTGTACACATGCTCGTCCCGAAGTTTCCGATGCAACGGCGTCCGAGTCGGCCGCGGTATCAACACTGTCGTCGGTTAACGTGCGGCAGATCCAAGCGACACTCAGGGAAGCCCTTCCGCTGTACAGGATGGCCGCAAAGTCGGCGCACAAGGAACACGGCCACGGCGGGAAACTATCGGTCGTCCACCTGATACTGATCATTGGAAAAGTGCTGGCGCCGCTCGTGGGCGCCATCATCGAACCGCTGCTCGTTAACGTGGCCAAAGGCATCACATGGGCGATCACGTACTCGTTGGCCACGG GATTCGATAAGCCGCCCAGTTACGAGCACTTTGTACCAGCGCTGGAACACCACGGCGgtggaggcggcggcggcgacgacgatgacgacgacgacgacgatggcgGTGTGGAATACGAATCGCACAAGCCGGTCAGTTATTCGCTGAAAGAGCTCCCGGGACTGGCGCTACAGCTGACCAGCACCGTGCTGGCAGATTCCGGTGCGGGCCAACCGGCACAGCAAGCCGAGGCCATGGCAAAGGCCGAGGGGAAGCTCGTGGGCCTGCTGCTGCAAGGAAATAAACCCGCACCGGTGGCGACCAGCTCATGA
- the LOC132945294 gene encoding GILT-like protein 1, whose amino-acid sequence MKCLILFVVAVAAFAAVSADRIKRAPLKVSVYYESHCPDSRDFIMSQLHPYFCKVQQYLNLNLVAFGKAYSSDQGFTCQHGPKECRGNTIHNCVLKRIQDSKAQVDYVNCAMHDPDQPGHIEKTCVEESGLDVDQVQKCFSSSEGYEMMLKAEIETKTMTPGPLFVPTIVFDDVYNENDQNQAFVNFESTLCEKLASHGHTNVCSNGVIRNTQTC is encoded by the exons atgaagtgtttaatattattcgtggtaGCTGTGGCGGCTTTCGCCGCGGTTTCGGCCGACAGGATCAAACGCGCCCcg ttgaaagtttCAGTTTACTATGAATCTCATTGTCCGGACAGCAGAGACTTCATTATGTCACAACTTCATCCATACTTCTGCAAAGTACAACAATACTTGAACTTGAACTTGGTGGCCTTCGGCAAAGCatat agttCGGACCAAGGTTTTACTTGCCAGCATGGACCCAAAGAATGCCGTGGTAATACAATACATAACTGTGTGTTGAAACGCATACAAGATTCCAAAGCTCAAGTAGACTATGTGAATTGTGCCATGCACGATCCGGACCAACCAGGACACATTGAGAAAACG TGTGTCGAAGAAAGCGGCTTGGACGTTGACCAAGtgcaaaaatgtttttcttcgtCGGAGGGCTACGAAATGATGCTCAAGGCTGAAATAGAAACCAAAACAATGACACCCGGACCACTATTTGTACCTACTATCGTGTTTGACGAT GTGTACAACGAAAATGATCAAAATCAAGCGTTCGTGAACTTCGAATCGACGCTGTGTGAGAAACTGGCCAGCCACGGACATACAAACGTGTGCTCGAACGGTGTGATCAGGAACACTCAAACATGTTGA